A segment of the Arachis hypogaea cultivar Tifrunner chromosome 5, arahy.Tifrunner.gnm2.J5K5, whole genome shotgun sequence genome:
ccatagtttgggaattgaatcgaaggggctcctcaaccttctactcaATTCCCCTGATGCAACAAGAGAGACTCCtcgtgtgtgtttggattaccgtTTACAAACGGAGGTTTGTATAAAactgattttgtaaaattgattttgataaaaaatgaGTTGGTATTAACGTGGTTTATGTTTGGtcatttttattcaaaatgtattatagtaaactaaatattatttagattatattatttaaaatcacttttagatgaaaaatcacagaaaaggacatgaatttaaataattattttatgttatcttataattttattttaaatatttaaataaattttaatattttttagtactATCAATATTTTTTAGTACTCTAATAggattaataaaatcataatacaaagtaaaaaaaatattccatacaaaaaagaaataacaataacagtagaaaaaaactcataaaaaaactagaagttttataaaaaataataatatacataagagagtattagaaaaaaatattataaaaaacaaTAAACATATGAATAATGAAGGACATACTTGGTAATAGAACATAAAGTTCAATCCAACGTGAAAAGATCAACGGAAAAGTTAGAATTTTTAACTTTTGGTAAACGTAGGTTGAAGATAgaaatcacttctgcgtttacaaaataaaaatgttgtCAAACATGAAGATGAAACGTTCAAGAAATTTAAACGAGCTTCTCTTTTCTTCAACGCAAATCCAAACACACCCCTCAACCTCAATTATCTACATCATAGTTTTATCACAAAACTAAAAAAAGGAGTTTtcaaacctctaaatcattctgTATTATGACTACTCTAGAAAACCTTTAGCCCACAAACATAAGGTCcaatttagtaattaaataaacaaaatcaaaatacaacaaattaaattaaaatattctaaaattataaactaaTGTCTTTTAAATAACATTTAAACttttcatatcacgaacatttgaaacATATATCACTTACAATATGGAGTGCTGAATctgaaaaaattacataaaaaaacgGTGTAACGTGCAGCCGTTAAAAAAACATAAGAAAGAAAATTGAGTGAGATATAAATCGAAGAATAGAGATTATACTTGTAAGTGGGtgtgcaaaaataaaaaaatctgccAAAGCAAGTACGTGCTGGAATTTGTTGCGACCATGAGGTAAATAAAGATTCATAAAATTTCCATGGAGATGGGGACTCGTCCCCGTAAATAAATGAGAATGGAGACGGAGATAGAGGTACCGGTCTCATGAGGACTTCTAAATCTTCGCaaatgagaatttattataatattctcACTTACtaagataaattatattattttatatgttaaaaattatttttattttattttcttttaatatgtATGTTAAATTATGTTACATTGTGATTGAATTGTGTtaaattatgttaatttttattaaattttattagattatGTTATGATTATGTTACGATTAATATACATGGATACTCCATACTTGCGAATATCTACCTTTTTTGTAGGGACAATTATACAGAGACTCACGATGAGAATAAAACAAGAACGAGAGAAATTTTCTTAAATAAGGATGGGGGCGAAGGAGGGTACGCGCCGCTACAGATATTAATCGTCATTTTTACTAGtcagttaaaaaaattaaaatataaatttatgtgaTTATAGTTAAATGGGGAAGTATTATCGAAATCGATGTAATacaaataataattgaaaaataaaattaaatcaatataGTTTTAAAATGTGCTACAAACATCTTTTTAGTCATTTAATAGTCCAATCTCGTAGGAATAACGTAAGTATATCTATATTTCGTTTATGCAAAATGTTTATACTTATATCATTTGCAtggtaaacaaaataaatattacataaattaataaatatctgACAAATTACATATATTAGTAAAGaaagtatttaatttatttatttaaaaaattatccgATAAAAATGTCAACAAAAATAACTACAAAAGAAACTCACCCGATAAACACAAGATTGTTTCCTTTCGCAAAACAGACCAAAAGTGATTGATCAAAGGCTCCTGCATGTCACGTTAGATCCCACTTCAGTCAGCATTGGTGCAAAAGTTTACTTTTAAGGAGATAGCcttgtatgattttggtttcaaaTAATACTTTTACGTTTTTATCTTTTATAGATATTTTTGGCGTTTCAAGGACCTTTCTCAAATTACAAACTCCACAAATGAATTTTACAATAAATTGACCCGCGACAAACAAACTTTTAATGTTACAAGAATTGAATCAGTCATTGAATCAATCAAGTAATTAGTTTAATGGTTTAATAATTTAACCAAAATCGAACcataattaaatcaatttaattaaatataaaaaaaattattaaaagatcaACTCTTCATATGTGAATTTTTGCAAGTCAATCAGGTCATTAATTCAAAACATCCAAAACATGCATCCCACACAAGAATCATAAGCATAATTCAACGAAATCATATAAAGCCATATAGTAAATTTAATATAGAATTgtgacaatatttttattttgactcAATGACAACAAAATAACAAGTCACCAAAACAAGTACAACAAATTAGATTTAAATATAAATCTGagcagaattaataaattaaactaaaaaaattgaatttataacTCAATCTTAACAGAATTAATTCAATATCAATAgactaaatttaaataaaaatccagAAAATTAATATCTCAAAACTCAGCAGAATCATCTataatacatcatatgcatatttagAACAAATTTCAAGTTTCAAAGGAATAGAGTTGGAGAGAGTTAGAAATTGAGACTAGAGGgttgaaaatttaaatattttggcCATAGAAATAAACGGTAAAAATGAGGAAGGTTGAGACACGACGGAGGGTAGAACATCAGTGACTGCTAGACACCATGCGAAGCAGAGAGGCAACAACAACAAGACACGGTGCAGAGCAGAGAGGCAGCGACGACAAGACTGGCAGGGAGCAAAGGGGCAACGACCAAAAACGGCGAGGAGGGAAGAAGCAACAACGACGCATAGCGAGAAGGCGAGAAGGGGAGAAGCGGCAACGACCCATGGCAAAGAGCGGAGAAGCGTCGAGACCCATAGCAAGGAGCGGAGAAGCAGCGACAAATAAGACTCATACAGAGAGAGAAGGTTCGGCAATAAGTTTGAGCTCTGAAGTGGGATGGTGGCTGCTCTTCGAAGAGAGGGACAGATTAGGCTTTCTCTTGCCTGAGTGAGAACGAGAGAAAAGGGTGGGGGTTGCTCGtgttctgtattttttttttaaacgacGACACCGTTTTGATTGAAAGAAGAGTGAACCATCCCTTTGAAAAATCGGCTGAATTTAACCGGTTTACCAGTTCAACCGATTTTTTGCAAGACAATTTGGAGAGTCAACCAGACCGGCCAAAAGACTGGTTCCCGGTTAAACCAGTCAATCCAGTTTTCAAAATCTTGCAAACTTCCTTCGAGAGTAGCCGAAACAAGACCAATATTACACCTATAGTGCTGATATATCAACAAACTGCATTCACTCGCACTAGGATTAGTTTCTTCTAGTTACAAAAAGTATGGTCTGCAAAATTGCCTATGATGTCAGGCTATACATTGATTTATGAACACAATAGAACTATTTCGTAGCTCCTTTCTATTTTGAGCTGAAGTGGCTTGGTAGAGCCCCTGGATCAACTTGCCAAAAGCCTCTCAAATTGCCATGCTCTTCTGTCAGTTTGAAAGCTGGGATTTGGTGAGAGAGCCTGAGCAATTCTTCTCTCGGGATTCTCAATTCTACAGTTGATTGGCTCCTgaaaactgaactgaaaccacTGACTAACTCCAAAACTCGAACTTCTGTCCACAAATCGTTTCCCCCAAGAACTTCCACTATGTCATACACACAATTTTTCAAGTCAGAACATTTGATTTTACTTGACCATGTTTTATATATGGCCCAAACTTCACCTTTACTTGGGAAGATGGCATAATATTCGCCCTCGCCAACAGGATCAGCATGCACAAGATGGGAAATAGAAGAGGTATTGCTGTAAACACTCTGTTGAACTGtgtgattaattttaaatctgCCACAGGAAATAAGCATGTCTTCATCTTCCCATCTAATAGTAATTTCTGGAAGCCAGCAGCAAGTAAGCCAAGTAACATTCAATTCCACATCTGGGCTAGTCTTGATCTTAATAATCTGACCATAGTACTTCGGCAATCCATCCTCGTCACTGTAAAATGCCCAAATCTGACCGACATGAAACTTTTCAAAAGACCTCCCAGCTTCAAAATCAAACAACAAAGACTCCGGGACTTCAATAGCTTCTGAGGTAGAAGCTATGGGAGCACGAGGGTTGACCGAATAATTAACAGAATCCTTAGTTTCcttcatcaaattgattctttcCAAATTAACCTTACCTGCAGATACATCCTCAGATGTCATCAAAGGTGTTGTATTCTCACTTCCATATGAACTATGACCAATCTCCATATCCAAACCTTCTGGAGCATCAATCTCTTCAATGTTCATCGGCAAACATGCAGGATCAAGTTCATAAGTTCCTTTAGGAACATTTACACCTTTTTCACCGTTCATCTTGAAAGATGGAACCCTGTGAGAGAATCTGTATAGCTCTGCTGGCGGAATTTGAAGTGGGCAGTTACTTGCCTTCATACTTCGACAGAAGAGACTTACAAAACCTTTCAACTTAAACAAATATGCAACAAATAAACCAACACTGTCAGCATAATCTGACAAAATTTCAACAAGCTCAAATTCATACTGCTGATGTGATTCAACATCCATGTACCATTTGATATCCCAATTTTTATATAGAGCCCAAATTTCTCCCTTTCTAGGATACACTTTAAAAGTATTGCCGCAAATGTTTTCAAAAGAAACCATATAAGAGAACATCAAATGATCTTCAGTGATGTCAGTTCTACCAGGTTTATACTTACCACAAGCTACAGGCAAATCCTCATTTACCCAGTTGATTTCATCATTGTCATCTGGATGTGGCTCAAACCACATTATCTTGATCTTGAATCCAGGAGAGAGAACATTTCTGATTAAAGCATAGAATCTAGGCATGCCATCTGCTGTATCATAAATAGCCCAAATCTGCCCAGCAACAAAACATCCTTTTCTCTTGAACATGTCAAAGTCATTGAACTCTGCATCAGGATATAAGTAAAcatttggatgatattttgcttTGGAGGTTAAATCTGGATAAGAATGCTCTGAATTTTCATCCATCTCCTTAGAGCCTCCCGCTGCTTGTTTTCCTCTGACCTCGTCATGAATTTCACTATGACTTTCACTTGACTCCTCCATCTGCTTCCTCTTTTTATTTCCATTGGTCTTTCCAGAGACGTTAGCAGAGCCCTTTTTCTCAAAAGTTTCTGTATTAGACCGCTCAGAATGCAAATTTCCTTGAGCTCTAGGACCTTCCTTGGAAGTACCATGATGCTGATCATCTTTATGTTGTCCAGACTCTGGCCGACTTGAATCATTTGCTCGTGAAGTGCGTTGCTTATCCACATTAAATGCAATGAAAGGCTTGTGGCAATTTTGACAGCGAAGAGATTTATTTAAAACTTCTTTGTAATACTGATACTTCACTTTGCAAAATGGACAGCTAGTCCAAAAGGTTTGGCGGCTATTGTTTGGTCCCTGCTGTGCTGTCTGCCTGGATTGCTGCTGACGATGACTTGAGTTTGTAAAATTGTGTCTGACATTTGTTTTCACCGAAGAATTAGAATTTGTATAAGCCTTCTGCTGATTATGACATGATGAAGCAGTTTTGTTGACTGGAACTCCACGTTTCATGTCATGCTGATATCGTTTATCTTTGTCTAAGAGCACCCTTTGAGCTTCCCCAATCAGCTTAAAAGCAGCTTCTGCACCAACAAAATTGTTTTTGTCAGGATGAAGTAGGAGGGCAAATTTCCTGTAGTGCTTCTTAATTGTTTCATCACTAGCTGTCTGCTCAAGTTGAAGAATTCCATACCAATCCATCTCATTGCCAAACAATTTCTGCTCAGCAGAGCAGTGGACATCGCATACACTAATCATTTGAGCTAGATTCTCCAGATGAGGATATAACTTCTGAGCCTTAAGAGCAAATTTGCGGGCCCCTGTAAAATCCCTGTTTTTCATCTTCATTTGAGCAATATCCTTGGCCCTCATGGCCTCTTCTTTATTGCAGTCCATCGGTAGTACAAGATTGAAACCTAAACGCAGGTTCTACAGCCAAGAGCAATAACGAaggatttgaatttaatttaacttCCCTAAGACCAGGCAGACCAACATTAAATCCATAAAGGAAAGAAATCTTCCAAAAGCCCACCAGCCTCCAAAAATAGCTATGCTCCTCACAGTCTACTAAACCCTGCAGTTTCGGTGTAACTTGGAAATATAAGCATCAATGCCAACTAACAAATCACAAACAAAAGGTAAGATTTGAAGATAATTTGATACCACAAACAGACTTGTCAAATGTCAATACACAAGCAATGCACAAATAGGAGGTTGGATCATTGATTCAATCCTAAACTTTGCAAATGCCCAAGGAAACAATTTTTGAACACTTGCAAGTAAACAATGCTTCAATATAATAATTACCTCAAAAGCAACATAAAAAAGTGTTAAACCCTGCTAAATGaacttaattataataataaaaaaaattcaaacgcGCAAACACAAGCTCTACAAACTTCTCTCCGGTCTCCAATAGGAAGATGATTAAATGAGTAACAAAACTGAAATAACAGATAAAATCTGACCTAATACGAAAGCGGCAACTGGGAAGAAATttaccaaaataataataataataataataacaataataataataataataataatataatgagaATTCAGGGAATAGCTTGAAGCTAGAAATTGAAAGCAACCAATACGTTCAAGAAATGCGTATGAACCAAGACATTAGTTTTCCCGAAAATCCACATGCAAGGAGATGAAGTCAACAGTGGAAATGTTTTGGGGGAAAATGTAATAAAGTAAACTTAGCACCTTGCGGAGGCAGCGGAAGCAGCAGAGCAGATGCAGAGCGGAGCAGACCAAATAAGAGTGGGAGATGTAGTTTTGGAGGAGACGGAGGGTAGGGTAGGGATTTCTTAGCTGTTCTTTTTTCTGAGTAAAATAGAAAGCGGCGGTGTTCGTGGGTCAGTGAAATCGGGTTAGTTCTAGCTTGGATCTGGGTCTAAATATTTAGGTTAAATAACTCCGTGAGTCCCCTATGGGGGCATTATTGGTTTACAGCACATGTACATGTGGCCGAAGGCAGGTGTTGTAGTGGCAAAGCTGTTTGTCTCGGGTACAGTCACCCCCCGAGTTTGATTCATAGCCGTGGTTAGGTTTGTGTGTGTGCGTGGATGggtatgaaaaaaaatatatatatatgtattatttattttattagatacaaaatttaagagacaattttatacaattatttaccgtttcaaattcaattttcgaGTCTCTTATCGGAGCAGTTTTCAACTTGATTATCCAGATTTCGGCCTTTTGCAGGTCCAAATCGATTCGGTAGTCCCACActcttaattaatatttaacaaTCAAATATCTCTTTTATCTTAatcaataagataaaataagataacaaaatttaattatatatctcTTATATTTCTCAagtatgttatatatttttaacccTTATATATATTTCTGAGATTCATTTTGATTTGAGCATTAGAGTATTTTTGTAAATACCACTGCCATCATTTTAAGAAGATATGATCTTGTTACCATCTAAAACCGGCAAAT
Coding sequences within it:
- the LOC112802673 gene encoding uncharacterized protein isoform X1, yielding MDCNKEEAMRAKDIAQMKMKNRDFTGARKFALKAQKLYPHLENLAQMISVCDVHCSAEQKLFGNEMDWYGILQLEQTASDETIKKHYRKFALLLHPDKNNFVGAEAAFKLIGEAQRVLLDKDKRYQHDMKRGVPVNKTASSCHNQQKAYTNSNSSVKTNVRHNFTNSSHRQQQSRQTAQQGPNNSRQTFWTSCPFCKVKYQYYKEVLNKSLRCQNCHKPFIAFNVDKQRTSRANDSSRPESGQHKDDQHHGTSKEGPRAQGNLHSERSNTETFEKKGSANVSGKTNGNKKRKQMEESSESHSEIHDEVRGKQAAGGSKEMDENSEHSYPDLTSKAKYHPNVYLYPDAEFNDFDMFKRKGCFVAGQIWAIYDTADGMPRFYALIRNVLSPGFKIKIMWFEPHPDDNDEINWVNEDLPVACGKYKPGRTDITEDHLMFSYMVSFENICGNTFKVYPRKGEIWALYKNWDIKWYMDVESHQQYEFELVEILSDYADSVGLFVAYLFKLKGFVSLFCRSMKASNCPLQIPPAELYRFSHRVPSFKMNGEKGVNVPKGTYELDPACLPMNIEEIDAPEGLDMEIGHSSYGSENTTPLMTSEDVSAGKVNLERINLMKETKDSVNYSVNPRAPIASTSEAIEVPESLLFDFEAGRSFEKFHVGQIWAFYSDEDGLPKYYGQIIKIKTSPDVELNVTWLTCCWLPEITIRWEDEDMLISCGRFKINHTVQQSVYSNTSSISHLVHADPVGEGEYYAIFPSKGEVWAIYKTWSSKIKCSDLKNCVYDIVEVLGGNDLWTEVRVLELVSGFSSVFRSQSTVELRIPREELLRLSHQIPAFKLTEEHGNLRGFWQVDPGALPSHFSSK
- the LOC112802673 gene encoding uncharacterized protein isoform X2 encodes the protein MSTALLSRNCLAMRWIEAAFKLIGEAQRVLLDKDKRYQHDMKRGVPVNKTASSCHNQQKAYTNSNSSVKTNVRHNFTNSSHRQQQSRQTAQQGPNNSRQTFWTSCPFCKVKYQYYKEVLNKSLRCQNCHKPFIAFNVDKQRTSRANDSSRPESGQHKDDQHHGTSKEGPRAQGNLHSERSNTETFEKKGSANVSGKTNGNKKRKQMEESSESHSEIHDEVRGKQAAGGSKEMDENSEHSYPDLTSKAKYHPNVYLYPDAEFNDFDMFKRKGCFVAGQIWAIYDTADGMPRFYALIRNVLSPGFKIKIMWFEPHPDDNDEINWVNEDLPVACGKYKPGRTDITEDHLMFSYMVSFENICGNTFKVYPRKGEIWALYKNWDIKWYMDVESHQQYEFELVEILSDYADSVGLFVAYLFKLKGFVSLFCRSMKASNCPLQIPPAELYRFSHRVPSFKMNGEKGVNVPKGTYELDPACLPMNIEEIDAPEGLDMEIGHSSYGSENTTPLMTSEDVSAGKVNLERINLMKETKDSVNYSVNPRAPIASTSEAIEVPESLLFDFEAGRSFEKFHVGQIWAFYSDEDGLPKYYGQIIKIKTSPDVELNVTWLTCCWLPEITIRWEDEDMLISCGRFKINHTVQQSVYSNTSSISHLVHADPVGEGEYYAIFPSKGEVWAIYKTWSSKIKCSDLKNCVYDIVEVLGGNDLWTEVRVLELVSGFSSVFRSQSTVELRIPREELLRLSHQIPAFKLTEEHGNLRGFWQVDPGALPSHFSSK